The nucleotide sequence GTAATGGTAAAGAGTCGGCGACTGTGGGCGTCGCGTTCGTCAAGATCCATGTCCGGCACCTTCGGATCGTCGATCTCGTCATCGGCGTACATGCTCCAGTAGGGATCGGGTGCCAGATAGGGATCGTGCGGGCTGATGAACGAGGCGGTCAGGAAGAACGGCTTGCCGTCATTGCGGTCGGCATGGTCGTGCAGCCAGCGGCAGGCTTCGACCGTGACCTCTTCGTCATAGTCGATGTTGACGCTGCGCCGCCACGGACCGGCATCCAGCACGGCGCGCATGCTGTGATACCAGGGCACCCAGACGTCCGACCCGATCGACCAGTCCGTGGTCCAGGAAAAGTCAGCGGGATAGACGTCGGTCGTCACCCGTTCCTCGAAACCATGCAGCTGGTCGGCGCCGACGAAGTGCATCTTGCCCGACAGGCATGTGGCGTAACCCATGTCGCGCAGATAGTGCGCAAAGGTCGGTACCGAGGAGGCGAACTCGCTGGCGTTGTCATAGGCGCCGATCCGGCTGGGTAGCCGGCTGGCCATGAACGAAAAGCGGGCGGGCGCGCAGATCGGATAGTTGGTGTAGGCACTTTCGAATACGACGCCACCTTCGGCTAAGCGGTCGATATTCGGCGTTCGACAGACCTTGCCGCCATAGGCCTGGAGCACCTGAGGCGCGAGCTGATCGGCCATCAGATAGAGAATGTTGGGTCGTTGCGTCATGCCGCCTCCTTGACCACGATGGCGTCTGGCATGACGCCGCTTGTGCAGACTAGACTAGCGCTCATGATCGGGAAATCGTCGTGACTCTGCCGGACAGTCTTTGGTCCGCAAGCGCCGTCAGCACTACGGAGACGCCCGTCCTGGCCGGCCGACACGGTGCGGACGTGGTGGTGGTCGGCGGCGGCTTCACCGGCCTGTCGGCGGCGCTGCACCTGGCGGAAGCGGGCAAGTCGGTCATGGTACTGGAGGCAGACGAGCCGGGCTGGGGTGCGTCGGGTCGCAATGGCGGTCAGGTCAACCCGGGCTGGCGCATGCTGCCCTCGGAGATCGCCGAGAAGTACGGCAGCAACCGGGCGCCCGCCGTGCTCGATATGCTGAACCGAGCCTGCGATCTGACCTTCGATCTGATCGAACGCCACGGTCTCGACTGCGACGCCGAACGGCCCGGTTTCGTGCACGCGGGCTTCGGCCGCTTCGGCAAGGATTTTCTGGACAGCTGGATCGCCGAATGGGGCGAGCTCGGCGTCAAGGTCGAGCGTTTCGACAGCGCTGGCTTGAAACGCCTGATCGGCACCGACTTCTACCACCTGGGCATGCTCGACCCACGCGGGGGCCACCTGCAGCCCCTGTCCTATGCGCGGGAACTGGCCCGCGCGGCCGCCGCCAAGGGCGCGCGGATTCACGGCCATTCGCGGGTGACGTCGATCCATGAGCAAGGCGCCGGCTGGCGCGTCATGACGTCCGGCGGCGAGGTCGAGACCGAACACGTCATCCTATGCACCAATGGCTATACGGACGGCTCCTGGCCCGGCCTTGCCAAGACCGTGGTGCCGATCACGACCTTCGTTGCCGCGAGCGAACCGCTGGACGCGGCAAGGCTCGAAACGATCCTGCCCGGGCGCCACGCGGTCGCCGAGACCCGGCGCGCGCTCCACTACTTCAAGCTCGACCGCGACAACCGCTTCGTCATCGGCGGGCGCGGCAACTTCACCAACCTGAACGAGCCGGGCTCGGTCGAGCACCTCAAGGCGACAGCACTGGAGATCTTTCCGGCACTGGATGGCATAGGTTGGTCCTACCGTTGGGGTGGCCAGGTTGCCGTCACGCCCGACCACACGCCACGCCTCTTCAAACTGGCGACCAACGTCCACGCCGGCATGGGCTTCAATGGCCGCGGCGTAGCCATGGGATCAATGTTCGGCACACAGCTGACCCGGGTCGTCCTGGGCGAGGAACCGGACATGCCGGTTGAACCGATCGACATCATTCCCAACCACGCGTTCCGCCAGTTCGGCATCACCTGGTTCCTGGCGACCAGCCGGCTGCTCGACCGGCGCGACATCCGCGAAGACCCCGCAACCTTTGTTTAGGCCGTCAGTTCGTCCTCGGGCGGGTGCAGTGTCTCCTCGGCCATGCGGAAGACCCAGTCGTGAAACGCGGCGATCGCCGGGCGCTCGAGCGCCTCAGGCAGGCAGACGAAAAAGATGCGGGTGTCGAGCGGCACCGAAAGGTCAAACGGCGCGACAAGGGCGCCGGACTTCAGGTCGTCGGCGACCAGGCTGCGCGTCGTCAAGGCAACGCCGCGGCCCAGCACCGCCGCCGCCAGCGCCATGGTGGCAATATCAAAGACCGGCCCTTTCGACGCATCGATGCCGGTCACGCCGACCGCGCGCAGCCACATGTCCCAATCCGGCGCCGTGCCGACGTAACCCCAGCTCTTGTCATGAAGCAGCGTGTGGTGGGCCAGATCCTCGGGCCGGCGTAACGAATGCTCGCCTTCCAGCAGCGCGGGGCTGCACACCGCCGTCATCCCCTCGGCCATGAGCGGTTCTTCATAAAGCCCGGCATAGCCACCCTTGCCGTAACGCAGACTGACATCGGCTTCGTAAGCTTCCAGGTCGACGATATGTGGCGTCGTCGACATGTGAACCTCGATCTTCGGATGCTGCTCCTGGAAGTCCTGAATGCGCGGCAACAGCCAGCGCGCGGCGAGTGTCGGCGAGGCCGTGATGATGAGCCGCATCTCGTTGTTCAGCGTCGACAAGCGCCGCACCGACCGCTCCAGGATCAACAACCCGTCGCGCAGGCCTGGCAGCAACAGAATGCCCGCGGGGCTCAATTCCAGTTCGCGGTGATGGCGGATGAAGAGGTCTTGGCCCAGCCGGTCCTCCAACGCGCGGATCTGATGGCTGACCGCCGCCGGCGTGACGTTGAGCTCCACCGCAGCGTCTTTGAAACTGAGCAGGCGGCCCGCCGCCTCGAAGGCGCGCAACCCGTTCAGGGGCAGGGTCGAAATCGACATAGCGGCAGCTTTTCAGACGAGAAAATATATTGCAAGACACAAAAACATCTCGTTTGCGGAAATCCTACAGCGTCACCAAATTGTTAGTCAGCAGACGATACCGTCGGTTCCAGCATAAGGAGCACGATCATGAACAACTACATTGACAAAGGTTTCTTTTCTCACACTGCGACGGCGCGCCCCTATTGGGGCGGCGACGTGAACGTCACCAGCCTGCGCCCGGCGCCGCGCCTGCACGCCGGCCAATCCGGTGGCGGTTTCCACACCACCATCGCCAAGCTGGTTTCGGTTTTCAGCAAGCGCTGAGCCGCCCTGCCCGGTCGCCTCAGCAACCTGGCGGTGCCACGCGGACGCCTTAGTCGTCGGCCGTGGCGCCGCCCTCTTCCTTGCGCCTGGCGATAAAGCCGGTCAGTTCTTCACGAATGGCCGGGTCCATCGGCGGCTCCTCGTATTCGTCCAGAAGCTGTTTCCAGATGCGGTGTGCGCGTTGTGTTGCGTCGACCGCGCCGTCCTGATGCCAGGTCTCCCAGTTGCGCCAGTCCGACAGGATCGGCTGGTAGAACGCATTCTCGTAGCGCGCCAGGGTGTGCTGGGCGCCGAAATAGTGGCCGCCGGGACCAACCTCGCGCATGGCGTCGAGGCCCAGCTCGTCTCTTGAGAAATCCACCGGCTCCAATGCCTTCATCATCGTCTGGACCATCTCCAGATCGATGACGATCTTCTCGAACGAGGCACGCAAGCCGCCCTCCAGCCAGCCAAAGCTGTGCAACAGCATGTTAGTGTGTCCCAGGACCGTCGCCCATAGCGACATCGCGCCTTCATAGGTCGCCTGGGCGTCCGGCCAGTTCGACGCGTTCACGTTCGACGAGCGGTAAGGCAGCCGGTAGCGGCGCGCCAATTGACCGCCGATCAAGGCCGCCTTGACGTATTCCGGCGTGCCGAAGGCCGGCGCGCCCGAACGCATGTCGACATTGCTGGTGAACCCGCCATAGATCACTGGCGCGCCCGGATTGACGATCTGCATGAAGGTGATGCCGGCGAGCGCCTCGGCGTTCTGCTGGGTCAAGGCGCCGGCGATCGAGACCGGCGCCATGGCACCGGCAAGGGTAAACGGCGTCACGACCACCGGCTGGTTGCGCCGCGCCATTTCGATCATGCCGATCAGCATGGGGATATCGAGCTGCAGCGGCGAATTGGCGTTGACCACCGTCCACATGCTAGGCTCATTGAGCAGCGTGGCCTCGTCAACGCCGCGCGCGATCCTGACCATCTCCAACGCGTCCAGGATCTTACGCCGGCCGAGCGCGTAGCCGAATGCGATCTTGTCGGTGATCAAAAGCTGCTCGCCGACGATATCGAGATAACGGATGTTGGGCTCGACATCGATTGGCTCCAGCATCGGCGTGCAGCCGTGGATCGCGTTGATCACCTGGCCGAGCTTCAGCAGGTCGCGGTAGTCGGCCAGGTTGCCGCTCCTGCGGCCGCCCTCGATGTCGGAAATGTTGGGGTTGCCGGCAACCGGCAGGAAATTGATGTAGTTGCCGCCGAAGATACGGTGCCGATCGGGGTTACGGGCGTGAAGCGTGAACTCCCCCGGCGCCTTGGCGACCATCTCTTCGACCATGGCCCGCTCGAAGCGAACGCGCGTGCTGTCGGGGTCCACATCGGCGCCGGCCGCCTTCAGGATGTCCCGCGCTTCGTCCAGCAGGAAGTTAATGCCGATCTCCTGCAAGACCTCCAATGAGGCATCGTGGACCGCCTCGATCTCATCGGCGCTGGCCAACTCGAACGGCGGATAGGGATTGCGGACGGTTTGCCAGTCAAGCTGCGGCAGGCGCGACGGTTTGCCACCGCCGCCCCTCTTGCGCCGGCCCGCCGACGATGCCGTCTTGTCGCGTCGCGCCATCAGACTCTCACTCTTGCCTTTCGCCGCTATCCTAGGCGGCGTTGCCGGGCGTGCGACAATTGAACCTTCGCCGGAATTCCATGCATGGCTTTTATGGAGTTAGCGCGATGAAGCGTTCGCTTGTGCCGCCACACCAAGCCGCCAGGCGGGCCGCGACAAACGCCGCCGGCGTCTCTGCCACACCCTGGCGCCGGTGGCAGACGGACCATGGAATGGTCAGCCCCTGCTCCGTCAGCGGCCGGGTGGCCAGGCCCCACCGTTCGAGGTCAGGTGCGACCGCCCAACGGCTCACCACCGTCACCCCATGACCGGCCGCGACCAGCGCCAACATCGCATCGAGCGGGCCGGCGCGCAGGTATGTCGCCGGCAGCACACGCGCCGGGCGAAACAACAGGTCGTGCTCCATGCCCGGCTCAAACACAGTGGAATAGGTGACGTAGACCTGATCGGCCAGATCGGCCGCGATCACGCAAGGCCGCTTGGCCAGTGGATGATCGTTGGCCATCACAGCGACCAGATCATCATCGAACAGGTGCACCACCTCAACGCCGCGACGCCGCGGATTTCCTGGCGCTAGCGCCAAATCGATCGCACCGTCTTCAAGCGCCGAAAGCGGCACCGAGAGCGTGTCGGTGTGGAACTCGACCTCGATCTCCGGCGCGTGTTCAGTGATGTCGTCCAGAAAGGCGGGGGCCCAGCGGAACCCGCAATAAGCACGCGCGCCGAGCCGCACCAGCGCCTTGACGCCGCCCCTGTAGCGCTCGAGATCGGCCTCCGCGCGTTCCAGCTCGCCCATGATCAGGCGGGCGGATTGCAGGAGCTCCTGGCCTTGCCAGGTCAGCACCAGCCGCCGGTTGACCCGGCGAAATAAGGGCACGCCCGCGCGCCGTTCGGCCTCGCGCACCTGATGGCTCAGCGCCGGCTGTGTCAGGCCCAACGCACGGGCCGCGCTGGTCACCGTCTTGTGCCGGTCAAGGGCGACCAGCATGCGCAGATGGCGGATATCCAAATGCGGCATGGTCATAAGAATTGATCATGACCAAGCCTTGGCGATCCAGCAAGACCAGAGCAGATTTACGCGACTAATCTTGTGCCACTGAGTGGCTCTAGATTAGTCGCGACCCGCTCTAGGTAAAAAGAAAGGCCGGCGGTTACCCGCCGGCCCTTCAGCCCCATGGATGGGATCGTTCGATCAGGCTTCGCTTTCGTCGAGCCAGATTTCTTCGTAAGGCCAGCCGGCGCCCAGAGCGAACGCGGAACTGCCGTGGAAGTTCTGGATTCGGGCACTGATGCCTTCGACGTAATTGGAGAAGAATGGGATGAAAGCACCGCCATCGTCATGCAGCAGGGTGCAGGCCTCGCAATAGATCTCCAGGCGCTTGGCCGGGTCGGTTTCGATACGGCCCATGACAAGCAGTTCATCGAAGCGCTCGTTGCACCACGCCGTCTCGTTCCAGGAACCGCCGCAGGCGTGCGCGATGGTCAGGATCAAATCGGCTGTCGGGCGCGAGTTCCAGCCCGACACGTTGAACGGCGTCTGCATCCAAGTGTGGCTCCAATAGCCGTCGTCGGGCACGCGGTTCAGCGTGATGTCGATACCGGCCTGGGATGCCTGTTCCTGCAGGATGACGGAGCTGTCGACCGCGTTCGCGTGACCGGCGTTGGAGACCGCCAGCTCAATCGACGACAAACCTGTCTTGTCCCAATAGAACTTAGCCTTGTCGGGATCGTAGTCATGCTGCGGAATGTCGCGGCAATAGGTCGGCAGACCGGGGTTGACCGGGAAGTCGTTGGCGACCACGCCGTGACCCAGCAAAACGTTGTCGACGAGATACTGACGGTCGACGCAATGCTTCATGGCCAGGCGAACATTCAGATCGCTGGTCGGTGCGCGGTCGCACATCATATCCCAAATGAAGAACGAACCGGACGGCGTCGACACGACGTTGACGTTGGGGTCCTGGCCCAGCAGGCTCGCCAGGCGCGGCTCGACCCGCAACGTCATGTCAACGTCGCCGGACTTCAAGGCGTTACCGCGCGCGGCATTATCGGGAATGCCTTGGGTAATGAAGGCGTCGAGATGACCGGCGCTTTCATTCCAGTAATTGGCGTTCTTCTCGGTGACCGATTCACGACCCGGCTCGAAATCGGACAGGCGATAAGGACCCGTGCCGTTCACCGGATCGCCGTCGACCCAGCCCTCGGCCACGATCGACGTGTGATAGTCATGGCCCAACAGGACCGGGAAGTCCGCATTGCCCGAGTTAAGCGTGATCACCAGGACATGGTCGCCATCGGCCTTCATATCGACGATTGGCGACAGCAAAGGCTTCGACGGTGACTCCGAACCTTCCTTGATGTGCTCGTTGAGCGAATAGATCGCATCGGCAGCGGTGAAGGGCTTGCCGTCGTGGAACTCGACGCCTTCGCGCAGCTTGAACGTCCAGACCTTGGCCTCGTCAGAGGATTCCCACTCGGTCGCCAGGTTCGGCACCACGTTCAAGTCGCGGTCCAGGTTGGTTATGCGGTTGTAGACCTGATAGGCCCGCTGGATGTCCGTCGAGTTGGTCATCTTCGTCGGGTCGAAAGTCTCTTCGGCCCCGGCATACTCCGTCGCGACAACCGCCGTTCCGCCTTTCTGGGCTTCGGCCGCGACACCCGCCGTCGACATCATGGTTGTGGCGGCAGTCGCCGTTACACCTAAAGCACTGGCGCGCCCGACAAATTCGCGACGCGACATTTTGCCGGCTTTGGCCTGCTGAAGGTACCAGTCTAGTTGTTTTGTCATTCTCATCTCCCAATCACGCATTGGCGGCGCCGTGCGCCTCTTTTTGTCGCCGGTCTCCCGCCGCTCCGCGCGAAGTCTAGCGGATCATCGAAAAAACGAAAGGCATTGCCAAAACAATTAGGATTGAGCCGGCCGCCGGTTTCTGGCCCGAAAACGACCGCAATTCCGCCAGTTTAATGTGGTCCGGATGAAGAGCCGACGATCGGCCGGGTTAGGCGGCACGATCATCTGAACAGGTTCCGGTCATCATCTGAGCATGTAGAGCTGGGCCAGCGCCAAACGGTCAACCGGATCGCACCACGCCCGTTCGCCATCGACCGTGACGTCGAAGGTCTGGTTGTCGACCGCAATCGCTGGCAGCGCGTCGTTCAGATGCATCGACGCCTTGGACAAGTTCCGCGTGCCGGAGAGCGGCAGCAGCATGCGACCAAGATCCAGCCTGCCCGCCAGGTCGCCGTCGATGGCGCTGGGATGAACGAAGGTCGCCGAGACCGCCTGTGGCGCATGACCGTGGGCGCCCCATTGCTCACGCAAGATGACGGGGTCGGCGGCGGCAATGCTGGCGGCTGAATCACCCATCGCGGCCCAGGCCGTGAAGCCGCCCTTGATCACGACGCTCGGCTTGATGCCGAAGAAGGCGGGTTTCCACAAAACGATATCGGCCAGCTTGCCCGTCTCCAGCGAGCCGATATGACGGTCGATGCCGAACACGCGGGCCGCGTTGATCGTGTACTTGGCGAGGTAACGCATGATGCGCCTGTTGTCGGCGCCCGCGATCAGCTCATCCGCCAGCGCGCCACGCTGATCGCGCATCTTGCTCGCCAACTGCCAGCAACGCGCGACGACCTCGTTGATGCGCCCCATGCCCTGGCTGTCGGAACCAAACATGGAGATCGCGCCGATGTCGTGCAAGATGTCCTCGGCGGCGATTGTCTGCGCGCGGATCCGGCTTTCAGCGAACGCGACATCCTCCGGCACGTGCGGACTCAGGTGATGCACGGTCATCGTCATGTCGAGGTGTTCGTCGAACGTGTTCAGCGTGAACGGGTTGGTCGGGTTGGTCGACGACGGCAGACAGTTCGCTTCGCCGTTGCAGCGGATGATGTCGGGCGCATGGCCGCCGCCGGCGCCTTCGGTGTGGTACATGTGAATGGCGCGCCCGCCGATCGCCGCCATGGTGCTTTCGTAGAATCCCGCCTCGTTCAGCGTGTCGGTGTGGATCTGGACCTGGAAGTCCATGTCGTCGGCGACCGACAGGCAGCAGTCGATGGTCGCCGGCATGGCGCCATAGTCCTCGTGGATCTTAACGCCGATCGCGCCGCCGGCGATGTGGGCGCGGATGCCGTCGGGATCATGGCAACTGCCGCGGGTCAGGAAACCGAAGTTCATCGCCATGGCGTCGCTTGCCTTCAGCATGTTGCCGGTTGTCCAGTCACCGCCGGAATCGACGCCGAATAGAATGCCGTGGCCACCGCCGATCATGGTCGTCAGGCCGGCCGACAATGCGTGGCGGATCAATGCCGGGCTCTTGTGATGCACATGCACGTCAATCCCGCCTGGCGTCGCGATCATACCGTCGCCATGGGCGACCAGGGTCGCCGGACCGCAGACCAGGTCGGGGTGAACACCGTCCATGACCGCCGGATTTCCTGCCTTGCCGAGCCCGACGATGCGGCCCTCGCGAACGCCCAGATCGCCTTTCACGATGCCCAGGATCGGGTCCATGACGAGCACGTTGTGCACGACGAGATCAAGCGCGCCGTCGGCTTGACTGTGGCTTGCCTGGAAACCCATGGCGTCGCGGAACGATTTTCCACCACCTGTGGTGAGTTCTTCGCCGGGTACGCCGTGGTCATGCTCGACCTCGGCGACCAGAGACGTGTTGGCAAGCCGCACCCGGTCACCCTTGGTCGGCCCGTACATGGCGGCATAGGCCGCCCGTGTCATCGTTGCCATCGCCCTACGCTCCGTTGAAACCGCGATCGCGCGCCCGGTCCAGCGCCGCCGCACGGGTGTCGGCATCGTGGACCGAACCATTGGTCAGGTTGTTGAAGCCGGAGACCAAACCGTCGCCTCCGATCGCGACAAGGGCGACATCGCGGGCCTGCCCTGGCTCGAACCGCTGCGCGGTGCCAGAGGGGATGTCGAGGCGCATGCCGAACGCTGCTTCGCGGTCGAACGACAGCGCCGGGTTGACCTCGAAGAAGTGGAAGTGGCTGCCGACTTGCACCGGCCGGTCGCCGGTGTTCAGCACGCTGACTGTCGCCTTGTCGCGTCCGACGTTCAGTTCGATATCGCCGTCGGGTGTCACGATCTCGCCGGCGCGCGCGTCGTTGCCGTCGGCAATCGCCGCGCCTCCCGGACGGATGGGATCGTGCACGGTGATCAGTTTGGCGCCATCGGGGAACAGACCTTCGACCATGATGACCGGCAGCAGGCGGGTGACGCCAGGCAGCACGTCGTCGGTGGTCAGCAGCGTCGCGCCCCAACCCATCAGGTCCTTGACCGAGCGGCCCTCGCGCGCGCCTTCCAGCAGCGCGTCGGCGATATAGGCGTGGGCCTCCGGATGATTAAGCTTTAGGCCCTTCTCCTTGCGCCGGCGCGCCATCTCGGCGGCGACAAAGATCGTCATGCGCTCCAACTCGGTCGGTGTCAGCATCATGGTCTCGCCACTCCCTGCATTGTTGCCTTATCTTACGGCCATAGCTCAGACGAGTGCACGCGATGACAGACATGAAACGATTTGATCCTGGCGCCCAGAACGACTGGATCTTCGATGCGGTCGCCCAGGACGGCGGCGCCATTGTCGAGGGTGTGCTGAACAGCGGTTTCTTGGCCGCGCTGCGCGACGAACTCACCAGCTCGATTGATCAAGCGCAGCCAGGAAGCCGGTCCGGCGTGGAGGGTGTCGAGACGTTCCATGGCGCCAACACCAAACGCATCTGTTCCCTGGCGCGCCGTTCCGAGGCTTTCATCGATTTGATGCTGCACCCCCTGCTGCTCGCCTTTGCCGATCGCTTTCTGCTGCCGGCCTGCCGCGACTACTGGCTCAACACCGGCCAGTTAATGATCGTCGGCCCCGGCGAGCCGGCGCAGCGGTTGCACCGCGATGAAGGCAACTGGCCTTATCAGCCGTGGCCCGGACCGGAAGTGACGGTGAGTTCCATGTGGGCACTGTCGGACTTCACGGCCGAGGTCGGCGCAACACGGGTGGTGCCGGGCAGTCACCTTTGGTCGGACCGCGACCGCGACGCCGATGACGGCCAGACCGTTCAGGCGGTCATGCCGGCCGGCTCGGCCCTGCTCTACTCCGGCAAGGTCAAACACGGCGCCGGTGCCAACCAGACGGCGGACGCCTGGCGCTGGGGTCTTCATGTGAGTTATGTCGTCGGCTGGCTGCGGCCCGAGGAAAACCACAACATGGCGGTGCCGATCGAGACCGCCAGACGCCTGCCCGAACGCGCCCAGGCGCTGCTCGGCTATACGTCCTACGTACCCGACAACGGTGGGCGGTTGGGACTGGTGGAGTTCGAAGACGCCGCGCTGGTCACGCGCGGGAATTAGGCGGCTAGAGCGGATCATGGTTAGGTGGAACCGCTTGACGGTTCCATCTAACCACGTGAATCCGCTCTCTATTTATGAGTAGTGCAGATTCACCTGCCTTGACGAAATCGCGAAGCGATCGCTTCAAAACAGGATCGGCTCTAGGCTGTCACCCCAGCGGTTCCGAATGGCGGCCTCGACCATGTCGGCTGTCAGCCCGCCCATCATCGTGCCTGTCGTCCGGGTATCGTAATCCGGACCGCCGATCAGATCTTGGATGGATTCCGGCGTTCTGACGACCAAGCCGTTTGGCCCCCACGGACCATAGTGGACATCGTTGGTGGGGCCGAACAAACCGACCGTCGGCCGCCCGGTCGCCGCCGCCAGATGCATCATGGCCGAATCGTTACCGACAAACAGCCGGCAGCGGCGCATCGCGGCATACGTCGACAACACGTCGACACCCATGCCGTCGATCAACCAGTCGTCCGGCACGCCGTCGAAGATCGGCTGCGCTGTCTCTCGCTCCTGTTCCGCGCCGACCAGAAGCAGACGCGATCCGGCCAGCGCGCCGCTTGGCGCCAGCAGCCGGTTGGCCAGATCGACAAAACTCTGCGCCGGCCAGATCTTGCCCGGCCAAGAAGCGCCCGGCGCCATGGCTATGATATCGCGGCCTTCGCCTACCAGATCGCGAGCACGCTCTTCGTGCGTGGCATTGGTCCAAACAATGGGATCCAGTGGCGCCGAACCGAGCGCCATCGCATTCAGCTCAACGCGGTGGATGGGGGCTGTGTTCTTGGGCAGAGCACGGCGGTCGCCCGCGCGCAACACATACGGCATAGCCGTGCGCCGAAGATCGACGACGACCCGCCAACGCTGGCCTGCGGTGGCCCGCCACAGGTCAAACCAATGGAGCGAACGGCGCCGTTTGCGAATGACGTGGATGCGCGCCAGCCGGGGCACCGCCTCGAAC is from Pseudomonadota bacterium and encodes:
- a CDS encoding FAD-binding oxidoreductase, which produces MTLPDSLWSASAVSTTETPVLAGRHGADVVVVGGGFTGLSAALHLAEAGKSVMVLEADEPGWGASGRNGGQVNPGWRMLPSEIAEKYGSNRAPAVLDMLNRACDLTFDLIERHGLDCDAERPGFVHAGFGRFGKDFLDSWIAEWGELGVKVERFDSAGLKRLIGTDFYHLGMLDPRGGHLQPLSYARELARAAAAKGARIHGHSRVTSIHEQGAGWRVMTSGGEVETEHVILCTNGYTDGSWPGLAKTVVPITTFVAASEPLDAARLETILPGRHAVAETRRALHYFKLDRDNRFVIGGRGNFTNLNEPGSVEHLKATALEIFPALDGIGWSYRWGGQVAVTPDHTPRLFKLATNVHAGMGFNGRGVAMGSMFGTQLTRVVLGEEPDMPVEPIDIIPNHAFRQFGITWFLATSRLLDRRDIREDPATFV
- the gcvA gene encoding transcriptional regulator GcvA — protein: MSISTLPLNGLRAFEAAGRLLSFKDAAVELNVTPAAVSHQIRALEDRLGQDLFIRHHRELELSPAGILLLPGLRDGLLILERSVRRLSTLNNEMRLIITASPTLAARWLLPRIQDFQEQHPKIEVHMSTTPHIVDLEAYEADVSLRYGKGGYAGLYEEPLMAEGMTAVCSPALLEGEHSLRRPEDLAHHTLLHDKSWGYVGTAPDWDMWLRAVGVTGIDASKGPVFDIATMALAAAVLGRGVALTTRSLVADDLKSGALVAPFDLSVPLDTRIFFVCLPEALERPAIAAFHDWVFRMAEETLHPPEDELTA
- a CDS encoding trimethylamine methyltransferase family protein encodes the protein MARRDKTASSAGRRKRGGGGKPSRLPQLDWQTVRNPYPPFELASADEIEAVHDASLEVLQEIGINFLLDEARDILKAAGADVDPDSTRVRFERAMVEEMVAKAPGEFTLHARNPDRHRIFGGNYINFLPVAGNPNISDIEGGRRSGNLADYRDLLKLGQVINAIHGCTPMLEPIDVEPNIRYLDIVGEQLLITDKIAFGYALGRRKILDALEMVRIARGVDEATLLNEPSMWTVVNANSPLQLDIPMLIGMIEMARRNQPVVVTPFTLAGAMAPVSIAGALTQQNAEALAGITFMQIVNPGAPVIYGGFTSNVDMRSGAPAFGTPEYVKAALIGGQLARRYRLPYRSSNVNASNWPDAQATYEGAMSLWATVLGHTNMLLHSFGWLEGGLRASFEKIVIDLEMVQTMMKALEPVDFSRDELGLDAMREVGPGGHYFGAQHTLARYENAFYQPILSDWRNWETWHQDGAVDATQRAHRIWKQLLDEYEEPPMDPAIREELTGFIARRKEEGGATADD
- a CDS encoding LysR family transcriptional regulator; translated protein: MTMPHLDIRHLRMLVALDRHKTVTSAARALGLTQPALSHQVREAERRAGVPLFRRVNRRLVLTWQGQELLQSARLIMGELERAEADLERYRGGVKALVRLGARAYCGFRWAPAFLDDITEHAPEIEVEFHTDTLSVPLSALEDGAIDLALAPGNPRRRGVEVVHLFDDDLVAVMANDHPLAKRPCVIAADLADQVYVTYSTVFEPGMEHDLLFRPARVLPATYLRAGPLDAMLALVAAGHGVTVVSRWAVAPDLERWGLATRPLTEQGLTIPWSVCHRRQGVAETPAAFVAARLAAWCGGTSERFIALTP
- a CDS encoding ABC transporter substrate-binding protein, producing the protein MTKQLDWYLQQAKAGKMSRREFVGRASALGVTATAATTMMSTAGVAAEAQKGGTAVVATEYAGAEETFDPTKMTNSTDIQRAYQVYNRITNLDRDLNVVPNLATEWESSDEAKVWTFKLREGVEFHDGKPFTAADAIYSLNEHIKEGSESPSKPLLSPIVDMKADGDHVLVITLNSGNADFPVLLGHDYHTSIVAEGWVDGDPVNGTGPYRLSDFEPGRESVTEKNANYWNESAGHLDAFITQGIPDNAARGNALKSGDVDMTLRVEPRLASLLGQDPNVNVVSTPSGSFFIWDMMCDRAPTSDLNVRLAMKHCVDRQYLVDNVLLGHGVVANDFPVNPGLPTYCRDIPQHDYDPDKAKFYWDKTGLSSIELAVSNAGHANAVDSSVILQEQASQAGIDITLNRVPDDGYWSHTWMQTPFNVSGWNSRPTADLILTIAHACGGSWNETAWCNERFDELLVMGRIETDPAKRLEIYCEACTLLHDDGGAFIPFFSNYVEGISARIQNFHGSSAFALGAGWPYEEIWLDESEA
- the ureC gene encoding urease subunit alpha, which codes for MATMTRAAYAAMYGPTKGDRVRLANTSLVAEVEHDHGVPGEELTTGGGKSFRDAMGFQASHSQADGALDLVVHNVLVMDPILGIVKGDLGVREGRIVGLGKAGNPAVMDGVHPDLVCGPATLVAHGDGMIATPGGIDVHVHHKSPALIRHALSAGLTTMIGGGHGILFGVDSGGDWTTGNMLKASDAMAMNFGFLTRGSCHDPDGIRAHIAGGAIGVKIHEDYGAMPATIDCCLSVADDMDFQVQIHTDTLNEAGFYESTMAAIGGRAIHMYHTEGAGGGHAPDIIRCNGEANCLPSSTNPTNPFTLNTFDEHLDMTMTVHHLSPHVPEDVAFAESRIRAQTIAAEDILHDIGAISMFGSDSQGMGRINEVVARCWQLASKMRDQRGALADELIAGADNRRIMRYLAKYTINAARVFGIDRHIGSLETGKLADIVLWKPAFFGIKPSVVIKGGFTAWAAMGDSAASIAAADPVILREQWGAHGHAPQAVSATFVHPSAIDGDLAGRLDLGRMLLPLSGTRNLSKASMHLNDALPAIAVDNQTFDVTVDGERAWCDPVDRLALAQLYMLR
- a CDS encoding urease subunit beta, with the protein product MMLTPTELERMTIFVAAEMARRRKEKGLKLNHPEAHAYIADALLEGAREGRSVKDLMGWGATLLTTDDVLPGVTRLLPVIMVEGLFPDGAKLITVHDPIRPGGAAIADGNDARAGEIVTPDGDIELNVGRDKATVSVLNTGDRPVQVGSHFHFFEVNPALSFDREAAFGMRLDIPSGTAQRFEPGQARDVALVAIGGDGLVSGFNNLTNGSVHDADTRAAALDRARDRGFNGA
- a CDS encoding phytanoyl-CoA dioxygenase family protein, yielding MKRFDPGAQNDWIFDAVAQDGGAIVEGVLNSGFLAALRDELTSSIDQAQPGSRSGVEGVETFHGANTKRICSLARRSEAFIDLMLHPLLLAFADRFLLPACRDYWLNTGQLMIVGPGEPAQRLHRDEGNWPYQPWPGPEVTVSSMWALSDFTAEVGATRVVPGSHLWSDRDRDADDGQTVQAVMPAGSALLYSGKVKHGAGANQTADAWRWGLHVSYVVGWLRPEENHNMAVPIETARRLPERAQALLGYTSYVPDNGGRLGLVEFEDAALVTRGN